The following proteins are co-located in the Psilocybe cubensis strain MGC-MH-2018 chromosome 5, whole genome shotgun sequence genome:
- a CDS encoding putative eukaryotic translation initiation factor 4H, whose protein sequence is MSLFGPAPKKSKKISLNEFLGDSTLGSWADEMESLPNAPAPRIEEESSGDRYGRRDDFLSSRRNAPPREDVPLPTQPPFTAFVGNLAFDLTESELESFFSGIKTKSVKIIRDKDEKPKGFGYIEFEDLDGLKEALGKTGSNFSGRTIRVSVAEPPKERGFGAASEDNAKFDNPWRRDGPLPDLPNSRDASRRRFDGPSGDRHGGPGADRQPPSVSDNVDQWRSNRPPRVAEADPPPFKRKGSGFLTPEAQSGAADKEETWTIGAKFKASSNGPHEDSSTRSSTHRVRNDMGPPKETHADEGDWRSSARGPKGVSPNNSTPPTPQLARKKLELLPRSGSASVSPSPLSSPKMGPTPPTSGNPKSNPFGAARPVDVSSRDKEVAERLEREREAHQEKFSMSRSTSRTGIERSQLSRPQTPPVNATSQPKASVAKPPAPSLVPNVRPTLSFANAAAKKEPVPRKGAEVERTSDNAEHTEEATKASA, encoded by the exons ATGTCACTGTTTGGGCCAG CTCCCAAGAAATCTAAAAAAATCTCTTTAAATGAGTTTCTAGGTGATAGCA CGTTGGGGTCATGGGCGGACGAAATGGAATCCCTCCCTAATGCTC CGGCACCTAGAATTGAAGAGGAATCTTCCGGGGACCGATATGGCAGAAGAGACGATTTTTTGAGCTCACGACGCAA CGCACCTCCTAGAGAAGATGTTCCTTTACCAACTCAGCCTCCTTTTACTGCGTTTGTGGGCAACCTCGCTTTTGATTTGACGGAGTCGGAATTGGAGTCTTTTTTCTCCGGTATTAAG ACGAAATCCGTCAAAATCATCAGAGATAAGGATGAAAAGCCGAAGGGTTTTGGGTACATTGAGTTCGAAGATTTAGATGGCTTAAAGGAGGCGCTGGGAAAAACCGGTTCG AATTTTTCTGGTAGAACAATTCGTGTCAGTGTCGCGGAGCCAC CCAAAGAAAGAGGGTTTGGGGCAGCCTCAGAAGACAATGCCAAATTTGACAATCCATGGCGTAGGGATGGCCCACTTCCAGATCTCCCTAATTCACGAGACGCTTCCAGACGTCGATTTGACGGACCATCTGGTGATAGGCATGGCGGCCCCGGCGCCGACCGACAACCACCCAGCGTGTCGGACAATGTTGATCAATGGCGCTCTAACCGTCCACCGAGGGTTGCTGAGGCCGATCCTCCACCTTTCAAGCGTAAAGGCTCAGGTTTCCTTACCCCCGAAGCTCAGTCTGGAGCTGCCGATAAAGAAGAAACATGGACTATTGGTGCTAAATTCAAGGCGTCTTCAAATGGACCACACGAAGATTCTTCCACTAGGTCATCCACGCATAGAGTAAGGAATGATATGGGTCCTCCAAAAGAGACTCATGCAGATGAGGGTGACTGGAGAAGCTCTGCCCGTGGCCCCAAAGGCGTCTCCC CTAACAACTCGACGCCACCAACCCCCCAGTTAGCGCGCAAAAAATTAGAACTCTTGCCTAGGTCTGGAAGTGCATCTGTTTCTCCCAGTCCTTTGTCATCTCCCAAGATGGGGCCTACTCCTCCCACGTCAGGCAACCCAAAATCAAACCCTTTTGGCGCTGCGCG CCCTGTTGATGTCAGTAGCCGTGACAAGGAAGTGGCCGAACGGCTTGAGCGGGAACGTGAGGCACACCAAGAAAAGTTTTCTATGTCGAGATCGACTTCTCGCACCGGTATCGAGAGAAGCCAGCTGAGCCGACCTCAAACCCCTCCTGTAAATGCAACCTCACAGCCGAAAGCATCTGTTGCTAAGCCACCCGCCCCGTCATTGGTACCCAATGTCCGTCCAACTCTGAGCTTTGCCAACGCTGCTGCCAAAAAAGAACCTGTTCCTCGAAAGGGTGCAGAGGTGGAGCGGACTTCGGATAATGCTGAACACACAGAAGAAGCTACCAAGGCATCTGCGTAG